TAGCTGGGATGCCTGAAACGCGAATTGGGGTAGACTAAAGACAACTCACCCGCCCTCGACAACGCCGGCAGCTCCAACGGTGGCCAAATACGGATAGATCTTCTTGTACAGGCACATCAGGCGGTGGGCCACGAACAGGATGGGCAGGAAGAGCAGGGCGCACAGCAATATGCCCACCCAGAAGCCATTCTGCAGATAAAGTAGAGCATTAATATCTATAAAGCAGTCTCTTTAGTGTTTAACCCACAATGGGATCGACGATACGGTGACAGATCAAGTCGACTCCACGATAGTATATATACGATAGGGGCGCACAGTGTCCCACACTTTCGTTGGCCTCCTTTATAATCATATCGATGTAGTCCTCTATCATCTGGTCAATGGTCTTTGTCAAGTTGCCTCCTAGGCTATTGATGTACTCCTTGCCGCGTTTCTGGATGAACTCCTCAGAGCTGATTGCCGTGGCAGTCAAAATCTTGATGGTGTTGGTAAAGTCGTGGTTCTCGTACGAGATCAGCTCGTCGATCTTCTTCAGATTGGCCCTCATCTTCTCCACCAGGCTGGTGAGCTTTGGCACAAAGTTGCGATAGAAGGCCTTCGTGTTGAGGCCCTCGTTCCAGAAGGACACCTTGGCCCAGCCGTAGGCGGGGTACTCAAGATCGTTGGACAGCTTGTACAGCTGCTCGGAAAGGGCGTTTAGGTTCATCGGCGTGAACTGGGTGCACAGACTGGGCATGTACAAGGAGCTGTGGTACTTGGAAAGAGTATTTTCGCGGGCTTGGTTCAAGTCCTCGCGCTCTTCGTTCGTCAGCAGTATCACAGTGGACAGATCCTCATCGAAGACCTTGACAGTATCCGGATCGTCGGCTGAGTGGGTCATAACCTTGATGCGCGCCAGGTCGTTGATGTCGTATATGTTGTTCTGGCGCAACATCTCAAATATGGTCTGGTTGGCATGGCAGGCCTTGATGGCACTCGACATTTTCAGCGGCTCCGACACGTCCTTGGAGGCCTCGCCCTTTGGCAAGAAGTGATGCAAATCAATCTTAGCATCCAGCTGTCGGAAGAGGGTGTTGTTCTCCTGGTCCCTCAGCGGAGCACAGGCACCCTGGTAGGTCACCATGCCCAGCATAAAGTAGAACAGCCCAACCAAAGCGATGAACGAGAAAACACAGAATATCAACAGGATGGCTCTAAAAAGGTATAGAAAATATTGGATTAATATTTCTGGACAGGATTTCATTGCATCTACTTACAGAAGAAGGCAAGTGGCGCCGGTGGACTTGCTGCAGCACTCATCGCCGTATCCAGTGCGTCGTCGCCCAAAGCAGCCACACAACAGAGCAAAGATCAGTATAAAAAGTACctacaaataaaacaatatagTAAGTTATAGTTTTTGTAGATTATAACCTTTAAGAGCAGTCCTACCAGAAGAATCAGCAAGCATACAATCAAACTGACAACGTTCCTATCGTGACCAAAACGCTCGTAGACATCCTCAAACGACTTTGTCGAATGCAGCGTCTTTATGTGGATGTCACTCAGGACTCCCTCCACAATGTTACGCACATTTGTGGCATGTTCGCGGAAGACGGTCCTGCCCTTGGTCAAGTCCCGCATCATGGGCGGCACAACGAAGGACATCTGCGTCTTCACCTTGTCGCTCACTTTCTTCAGACGCGCAAGTCCTCGTTGCGGTATAACATAAACTTTCCGTTCAATTATATCCTCCATTCCAGCAATAAAGGCTGTAGTGTTTGGTAGCTGTATGAAGGTTCATGATATTATATATGTCTGTTCAAAAGGGAGATTCAGTCGTACCCCGTCGAAGTGCAGACACTGAGAGGTGTCAATGTGCTCGATATTGCTGCTGATCAGGAACTTCTGACACATCTGGAGTTGACAGAGATTGGCCACGGCAAAGTTGATATCTCGCTTGATGCCACGCACACCTAgaaacaatattatttataggTATTTCTGgttatttaacatttatttgtataattacCATCTCTTAACTGTGAGCCATAGAACCGCAGGTCCTTCTCCATCTTGTCCACTTGTCTCATCAGCTCCAGAGCCTCGGGCATGTTCTCCAACACCCTCTCCATCTCGGCTAGTGAATTACTCTCCGATGTGTCGGAGAGATCCAAAAATATGTGCCTATGGGCATCTGAAAAAaggaacaaaaatgtaaatatgaaTCTCCTAGAATCAGAAAACAAATTTGCTTACGGGTTAGTTGATCTAGCACATGGGTCTCCATCTCCTCGTAGTTGTACATCATCAGATGGTAAACGTGGTCGGCCACATCCTTCAGATAGGTGCAGGTGTCCTCGCTGCCGCGCTTCATTGTTTCAGAGGTCTCGGAGAACCCGCTGTCAATCATTTTGTTGGTCACAAAGGCGATAATGATGCCAAAGCTGTTGGAAAGCGCAACAAATGAGTTAGGTTCGCCCTTTTCTGCAGTTGCCTTGACTTACATCAGTCCAATGATGAGGATCAGCAGACAGATGCCGCAGCAAAAGCGCCGCTGGGCATCCTGCTTACTGGTACAAGGAGGACAGCCCTGTCGACATCTTCTGCAGCAACAGAAGCAGCAATAGCAAACGCTGTGGGGCAAGAGAatcgttaaaaatattattataattcccaaaatataGATGGATGGAAGGATCCAACACTCACGCAATAAACGGTATGATAATAATGAGCACCACCAGAATAAAAACCCAGATGAGAACCATCCAATAGTGGGCCAACAGATCCCGCCAGTCATTCTCCTCCACCTTGGGGCCCAGGGTCAGTGTGTCCGCGTTCCTCACCACAATGTAGCCTGCCAATCAAATTAGTATTTATTTAGATTGTTTAGCTGAGCAACACTTTACTCACCTTCTGGTATAGGCTCATCCCTGTACAGGACCTTGTCATACAGAAAGTgtgtaaaattgaaaatggagTTCATGGCCGACGTGGGCGGCGGTGGTTCCTTGGTGTAGTTGGTCGTCGGCCTGTACATGGTGTACTCCACGGGTGGCCAGTGGGGCTGGCCGAGCTGCTCGTGCGTGGTGCCATGGCCCACATATCCCTTGCGCCAGTTGCCGGGCACATCATCATCGTTCTGGGCGGTTGCTGGCCGGATAAGCGTGGCCAGGGCGAAGCCAAAGATGGCCACACTCAGTCCGCAAATGGCCAGGTAGGCTATCTGTCGTCTCCGGCGCTGCCTGCGCTTCCGGGAACGCATCGACTTCGGCTTGACAGCGGCCAGAGGCTCCACTGTGGCCGCCACTTGACTCATCGCCGGCTGCTTTTCGAAGGACCTCGGGGTCTGGGAGAAGCTTCTTCAATCTGACTAACGTGCTGAGCTGCTGCTCTTGATCTTGTTCCCTTCGGTGTAGTAGCCCACACCCATTTCACACGACAGAGGcctgcaaaacaaaaaataacacaaGGAATTAAAATGAAGAACTTTGGCAggtgtattttatttaaagaagaggCAACCCAACTCCCTACTAGGAGTTATCTTTTAAGCGTATCTCCTTAACAAAAACACCCATCGAATTAATCTTTAATCTCAATTTCTGcggtatttttaaatgaaaatgggcGGGTCAATGGCAGAGTTGAATGAATTAAGCACATTCGAGGAGCAGGGCTCACACCCTAATGGAGCAGTGGCATGTCCTCGTCCAATAATAAATGCGTGGCaggggcaataaaaaatattcgcCTCTTGGTGTGTCCAGGCAAATGGGACATAATCCCATCCAGGGCTTGGTTTAGGATTGGTTCTACATCGCATTGCGGAGacaggcacacacacccaGAGGCACTCTCACATCCACTTGACATCAATTAAGGTCAATAAAAGCCGAGGAGATGACAATGGGTTGAGGCATAAGCTGCTGCCCGAGAATCCACCATGCAATCTACTGGCGATACAAAGGACTGAGGCTTTGGCACATTGCCATTGGCAGGTGTTATCTCCCCGTCGAGGAGGTGAAAGTCCCTTTGGCTGCGGGTTGAATGCACTTTTCCGGGGGCATCGTGAGTCACCCACCAGCCAGGTTAGTACTAAGCATTGCGTGCCTGTGTCGCTTTTGCATAATTACCCAAATATCAAATAACTAGCTAAGCGAAATATTCAAAAGCGGGCAGGGCAAATAGCAAGGAAAAAAGTATAAttcgcaaaaaataaaaaataacaaaaaatgtacatGCCCCGAGTGAGGCTCGAACTCACGACCTTAAGATTATGAGACTTACGCGCTGCCAACTGCGCCATCGAGGCATGAACACGGTGCCGGCAAAAAGCGGACTTGTGCCAAAGGCTCTTACATACATATCTACACATCTATGTTTGTGCTATCAATAAATATGTGTATGAGAAATGTTTGTCAATGTTTGTTTAATAGAAATTTATTGATAAGGAATTTCCTTAGTCTATTGCTATTGTCTAAAATCAGGCCGCGTTATCTCTCTGAACTCAATTGAATAACGATTTGGATTGTAAAAAAGCcataaatcaatatttgttGTCATTAGTACTAGGTCAATTGTTATTTTATCAATTATTGCCTTTGAAAGTAGAtaacaacaaatattaaataattttctgtACTTCCTTAAGTTATTGTAGAAGAGAGCTCAGATATGTCACTAAGTAAATTTACCGAAACTCATGAGCTTTTAAGTACTTTatcacaaaatattttaaaacaccaCGAAATCACACAATGATTCatcatttatcttatttttcttatttttgtatttctaaaaaatcaaacgaaaatatattttttatcaaaactCTGATTCAtagttgtttaaaaaattgtaattgaaTAATAATTTAGGATACTTTTCGTGACCGTCAACATTATGTTTAATTCTTTATACGCAATTTGCTGACTGGGCTCTTGAGAATGCACTGCCTGCTCACCGCACTGGAGGCACTGATCGTACTCGTATTTCCCAGATACATAGATCCGCTGAATGAGTGTGCTCTTTTGATAGCCGCCCCTGCTGGCAACTGTAAATTTATGGCCACCGAGCCGAGCAACAAGCAGCAGTCACACTCATCGACTGTCTTGGCACAACATAGACAAAGAAATCGAAAAGTTTAATGAACTTTGTGGGCGACACCGCTGGACAAGAAGGGCTGAAGCCGCGTCGGGCGGCCAAGGGTCTGCCCCTCGACTCGACTCGCCTCGCCTCGGAGGTTTTCCATGGCATTATGCTTTATAGTGTGCCTGGCCCTGTCCCCTTGGCCCGTGCCCCCAAAACACCACAACACACTGCACAGAAAGTGTCGCAACAACACTGTGTATATCATGTATGTTCGGAGCACTGCATTGCCGCCTGCTTATCTCGAGGTTGTGGCTCTTTTCTTGCCAGGCTTACTTTCCGGAAAGCGCTGGATTACCAGGCGTGTTGATGGCTGGTGTAAAAATAGACGTTTGCCACGGATTGCGGACTGGCACCTGCTGACAGGGCCTTAATGGCTGGCCAAACAGGCGGACGAGTGTTTGCTGGTGTcgattgcgtatacgcagcgttgtCTGGCTGGGAGCAAACTAAAGGCGCTGGAAAAACGATGCTCCATTTGCTGCTTGTGCTGCCTCCGAATGCTGTGCAGAAAATTCTCTATACCCACGGAGGCTGGCAGCCTTTGAACGGCCTTGACACGCGCCACACGCTGGGGGCTTCGAACTGAGGGCCTCTTCTCTGTGGCCCGAAGTTCTGGCTGTgctcactgccagaatctaAATCCGACTTGCAAATGGCAAATACTTAGCACAACAGCATGGCCAGAGGTCGTGTCTCCTCAGCAATttgagaaaacaaaacaatttgcaGCCTCGGCTTTTGGGAGGACATCGCTGGGCAGGAAATCGAAAAGGGGACATGCGCAGTGGGCATCTGCAAGGATGCTGCACTCCCTCGAACAGTGGGCGGAACAGGCAAAGGCGCGACAAGGCCACACGCAAAATGCCCTTAATTCCGGTTAGAGTTCATATTTACACAGCGATAAAATgggccaaaaataaaaggatttGTTTTTAAGATTCAGAAATAGATAGATTCAGAGTAGTCCAACAAGTACAATGGAgtttttagttaaattttataaaaccttTGTTTTTATCTTATCAAGAACCTAATATATACCTACCTAATATTTACCTAccaattaaatctttatataCTCAAACGGCTAGAACGCAAAagcaaagtaataataataatcggGTAATGAAATGCAAACGATTCCTGGAAAGTGGGATTTCCAAACACAAGAAGTCGTAAAGTGGACTTAAAAATACTGAGATATTTGAAAGTTACTAGATTCAGATGCTATCTTGCTAAGTTATCACCTTTACTGCCTATTTACTAATAAGAATAAAGCGGGGCTAATAAAACGTGTACAATTCTAGCAAAGTGAGTTTCGCAATCTGTTAAGTTGCAGAACAAGCGTTGTCGCAGAATGAATCAACTAAATAAACTAGATTATTCAGAGTCTTTAACGAGCTGTTACGATCACAATATACCCATTGTGGGCACTGAGTATCTGGTATCGTAATAAAGTTTCCCCCTTGGGTAATGCGAGTCCAAGCCTGTGACAAAGGCAACAATGCATTTCTTGCTATTGAATGGGTTTCGCCTGTTTAAGCCCAGCTGATTGAGTCCAACTGGTTTCACCATTTTCGTTTTTTGCACCAAGAAGAGAAAGCTGACAAAGTTAAACAAACTTATTTGGCGATACCCACAGTGGGTCACAGGCACGGAGGTATAGAACCACTGGCCACTGCCTCTGCGGAAGCGCCAAGTGCAAGATACCCAAAAACCTGCTGGCGGCTAAATCAGCAAAACACGATTACACTTAATGACGGTTGCTTGTGGCTTGTATAAACAAAAGAATTAAATGCAAAGTGAAGGTTGAATTAATAACAACGATTTCCTCCATCTACAGAGAGTCGCAATCAATGCCAATACAGCAAAGTGCCGAgtggtaaataaatattgaaaagaaTTCGCATGAACGTAAAAATGTGCACTACTTAATAGCAATGACCTTTGGTAGTTAAagcaatttaaacaaataggGTACAAAActgatttataattttaaaagttgaGTGTAAAGTTAAACCATTATCATGTATACAGGCTGCACTTCTTATAAAGTAAGAAGCAAACTTTTCCGCTTTAAATAATCACATGTAATTAAACAATGAGGTCAATATTATTAAGGCGGGCACAAATCTCAGATAAGAGCGAAGACAGCGGATGCCATATGTCATCTTCAAAATAACAAGTTGAAAAGGCGTGATTAATCAGCTTACAAATATCAACTTTTCCCCAGCCAACTGCAACTAATTTTTCGACTGATTGAATTGAGAGCACACACACTGCACAGCATCTCGCAACTCAGTCCATTTGGGACCGCCTCCGCCAAGTGACATCCAACAACGAATTTGGAACAGCCGGCGGAGCAGTCCATGGACGGCGTTGCGAGGCGAAAGATGTATGGCCAGAGAACAGGTTGCCCTGCCGATGGAGTGGAGTCGTGCCCAGGCAAAAACTCGTTTCTCGTGACTCACTCCCCAGACGTATGTACAGATACAAGACCGCAGAGAAATGGGCTAATCACACAAGCAGATACAAAGTAAACTTCTTTAGATGAGCACTGAACGAATCCAAACAAAGGAAGTCGGGCAGTGCAGATGGAGAAAAGGGGCGGAAATGAACTGGGAAAGGGTTGGGTCGATCGAGCAGCAGTGCGCTTTGCTCGAGTGAAGAAACGGAAGCCGCATACACTGACAGAAACGGAAGAAACGTGCCCAATGATGTGTTATATCATCTTGATTCTCCGACGCCGAGTCATCTTATTTGCCAAACGAATCTGATATGAAGGCTGCCCGGTTATCCAATGGCTTATCATATTGCAAACCTTGACTCGGCTCTACTTTCGGTTTGTTCTCGGATTTGGAAGACAGACACTGGGCATCCACGTCATATGTTTTCCATTTCGCTGTGCCGTATTTGATTAATGATTCTGAACTCTGGGTTAGCCGGGCTTATCTCTGCGTTTTCTTGTAGATAAATACTGGTTAAGTGGGTTTACTTTTGGATGGGCAGCGACAGAAGATATTAATAAGTCTGTTTTTGGGTTCTGAAACGGTGGCATAGTACCTAATTATCTATAACCAGACTAGTCAAATACGGAGCGGTACAGCTTATTGTTTACTTTGGTTTGGTGAGATGTCATTCGAACCGTtggttattttgtttttatagctTTTCAATCACTTAAGACCATTTGACCTTTTATTTGATTGTGATCTGAACAGGTATTTCCCAATAATTAGAGAGAAAAATGTTCTTTCTAATGACTTCAAAAGCTGGCATTTTTATTTacccaagtattttatttactacGAATTTCCCTATGATGTGGCAAGCGATTTGCCTATCCAATGTGCGCTGCTCTTTTTTAGAGTCCGCTTCCGAGTTCTGTGAAGTGTGTGCGGCTGGGAATCCATAGAACAGAGCCCAAAACTCTATAAATACACGGATTCCACTCGGCTGGGTGTCGTTTCCACCACACGCATCCGTATCTCAGGTCAGGGATGTAAAATGTATCTGCGGGTGCGTGTGTATGTTCAGCGGGTGTTCCTTTTTCGAGTGTTTTGTATCTCACAGGGCAATTAGTGCAGTGCCGCACATTAATTATGCACACGGCCGCCGCCAGGTGGGATCCCCGGGCGAGATGGGTGGACATGGGATGTGGCGCATAATGGGAGACAGGAAGGGACCCCACACCCACTAATTCGACACCGCAATTGAATAACTCGCTGGGGTAAATTGAAATAAACAGAATAAATGAGCCGACACTCACCAACATCGACAACCGCCGCCTAAGCCAATTAAGCTGGCTTTGGGACTCGGGTTCGGGCGGAAGATGGTGTCCAAAATGTGCGTTGTCCCAATCCAATTAGCCGCGGGATCCAGCGATCGCGCGCTCAGTTCCAGATCCAGGGGCCCCAGGTGCTGCAAGGGAAGCGGGGGATGGGTTTTAGACGGGTTCCTCCAAGGCAACGTCGCCGGGGACAACAGAAAAACACCCAATTTGGAGAGCCAAGAGTGCCAATCGCTCGGCCCTGCTGGTCAAAATGTGTGGCAATGCGACTGAGTAACGTTGTTTTGGGTTCGTAAACCAAAGGTTGTTCGTGTTTTGTGTAAAATTCCAGTCGAATTTGGGCTCTAATTAACAGATAAATCAAAACCGACGGCAAAGTTCTTCGAGTGGagcgaacaaaaaaaaagagactCCGAATCCAGGTCGCTGCAGCGGGGTCTTCCCAGTTCTTCCAGCTTCCAGTGACCCCCGCGGCCCAATTGGAGTTTTTCCAAGCTCAGGCCTTGGGAACCATGGATATTTATGAATCCGCAGCAAGCCAGTAGGCCGTTTAAGCCGATTTCCACCGAGAACGCACAGAGTCGCGTATTTGTATGTATCACTGCACTGCACCGCCCTTTCGAAACATTCtttgttttccgttttcccCTGCTGCCCAGCACACCTGGCGTTTGTTGTGATTTTCACTCGCTTTCCACGTTTTCCCGTGCCTGTAGGCGTGGCCAACGGAGTTTCAGTCACGCGAGGACAGGCTCCATTCAGAGTAGTCCGCCCGCAAATTCCCGGAAATTCACCTTGTCCGCTTCTACTTTATCCGATCGAAAAAATTTCGCATTTCAAAGTGGTTCTGAAGTGTGACCGTTTGTCAGGCATTTGGTAAAATATCGCAGAATATCGTTAAAATCTGTGTTGGCCAGCGTCGATGCTTTCCGTTCTTTTCCAACTCTATTCCGGCTCTCTCGCGCTGCTTTACAGAGCGCTGTTAATATGCATGGAAAACAGCGGCAGAGGAAGGCAACGGCGATGCATCTTAACAGTGCTGTTAGGCGTTTTCCAACTCTACTCCCGAAGCGGCTGCTCTTTAGCGCTCTCCCTTGCGTTTCCTTGCGTTCAAGCacaaaaaacccaaaagcGTTTTATTTCAATGCAGTTATGAGCTGAATAAATTATACCGGGacttaaaaatagaaaacagATTCCGAGGGGTCTGCTTTGAATACCAGAACAATATACTAAATGTATGGCACAACAAAGATGCAGCCCTGGAAAAATACCTTAAAACCCGCTAGccaactgaaaatttaaaaaataaaagtaattgtaGAAAAAGTACAAACACAAGTAAAAATCACAATACCACAATAACAACGAATTGACCAAAAATCCAAAAGATACAATTTCGTGTTTCCATACGgtgacaaaataaaaactttaatgacttgaaaataaaactCTAGAAATACATCTATGAACAGTTCCATTGTTAAGGATTCTCAAAAAACATATTCCGGAAAGTAAGTCCTTAATTTCACATTAACCTAAGTCGCCAAGGAGATATCTTCCTTCTTCTTAACACAATCCCTTAAAGTTTAATACTTACTTCCTCTGGGAATAAGGACTCTCGACTTCATTGTACTAGCGTTTcattaaacaattttgtttattttggtttcGTTTAAAACACTAAATTACACgttaaataatttacaatcAAAATTTGGGTTCAGTTTTCTTGTATACTGTCTGTCGCGGCCCCCCGACGCCTACCGGGGTCGCCTCCCCACTGACCTTGCCTCTGTTCACCTGCTCACACGGGTGGATGTGTATGTAAGTCCTACGCATGCTATTCTTGAGGGGGCAGGAGGAAGTGGGGGAACTTTACACGGTTGTAGCAACTTCGAAAAATATAACTTTGATATCCTATAGTTCTATACATACACATGCACGGTGTGCTCCCTATGTGGTACGTTCAAGCATTGACTTCGTTAAAGGCTCTGCATGGCCTATCTTGccttatcaaaataaaaactacaGCGTTGCACATGATCGGAGGCGCTAACTTCGCATTCagctaaattaaaaacatttcgaCTTGTGTCAGTACCCATACATATTTCTctctacatatatatacacgtATTTATCTTGTATATAGATTGTGATTTTCGGTCAAAGTCGCCTAGTTTGTGACCCGGTTCTCATTATCATTATCATCGTTTTCAATTCTCTGCTCTAGAGTTAAGACTTTAAATCACTACAATTTTCAAAGTAAAGCTTAGTATTCAGTTTATTTGGATTCTTCTCTTCTTAATTGTTGTAACTAAACGGCTTTGAGGGGAGCGAACAGAAATGAGTGGTTTTCTTTTGTGAGCCCAACTGGATGCGATCGATATTCAAAATGCTGTGCTGTGCTGAATTTACGCGATTTTATCCGAAGATTTCGAATTACacttactttgtttttaattggcagttattttgttgttgttgcaaaacatttttagctCTAACACCTGTCTGCTGTGATGTAATCCCAACCCGAAGAGAACCAACAGTcgcaaaaagcaaaagcaaacgAAAATCGGAAGCCGGAAGCCGGAAAAGCGGGCAAGCACACGGGCCAATCCAATATGTGACTACGTTACTTAGGCAATAATAAACTAATTACGAAATATACTTGGGCTGAGGTGGTCTGTGGTGTGTGgtgttggtggtggtggtgctctTAACGGAAACTATGGTAAAAACGAAGATCT
This window of the Drosophila biarmipes strain raj3 chromosome 3L, RU_DBia_V1.1, whole genome shotgun sequence genome carries:
- the LOC108035179 gene encoding prominin-like protein isoform X3; its protein translation is MSQVAATVEPLAAVKPKSMRSRKRRQRRRRQIAYLAICGLSVAIFGFALATLIRPATAQNDDDVPGNWRKGYVGHGTTHEQLGQPHWPPVEYTMYRPTTNYTKEPPPPTSAMNSIFNFTHFLYDKVLYRDEPIPEGYIVVRNADTLTLGPKVEENDWRDLLAHYWMVLIWVFILVVLIIIIPFIAVCYCCFCCCRRCRQGCPPCTSKQDAQRRFCCGICLLILIIGLIFGIIIAFVTNKMIDSGFSETSETMKRGSEDTCTYLKDVADHVYHLMMYNYEEMETHVLDQLTHAHRHIFLDLSDTSESNSLAEMERVLENMPEALELMRQVDKMEKDLRFYGSQLRDGVRGIKRDINFAVANLCQLQMCQKFLISSNIEHIDTSQCLHFDGLPNTTAFIAGMEDIIERKVYVIPQRGLARLKKVSDKVKTQMSFVVPPMMRDLTKGRTVFREHATNVRNIVEGVLSDIHIKTLHSTKSFEDVYERFGHDRNVVSLIVCLLILLVLFILIFALLCGCFGRRRTGYGDECCSKSTGATCLLLAILLIFCVFSFIALVGLFYFMLGMVTYQGACAPLRDQENNTLFRQLDAKIDLHHFLPKGEASKDVSEPLKMSSAIKACHANQTIFEMLRQNNIYDINDLARIKVMTHSADDPDTVKVFDEDLSTVILLTNEEREDLNQARENTLSKYHSSLYMPSLCTQFTPMNLNALSEQLYKLSNDLEYPAYGWAKVSFWNEGLNTKAFYRNFVPKLTSLVEKMRANLKKIDELISYENHDFTNTIKILTATAISSEEFIQKRGKEYINSLGGNLTKTIDQMIEDYIDMIIKEANESVGHCAPLSYIYYRGVDLICHRIVDPINGFWVGILLCALLFLPILFVAHRLMCLYKKIYPYLATVGAAGVVEGGCPICTGAPYVPPPIVSCSGGQQAYCGCPAGAPTRGGGGEDAKQVEETDAVAWDESEVIYPNAEPDLASSKRKKD
- the LOC108035179 gene encoding prominin-like protein isoform X2 — encoded protein: MSQVAATVEPLAAVKPKSMRSRKRRQRRRRQIAYLAICGLSVAIFGFALATLIRPATAQNDDDVPGNWRKGYVGHGTTHEQLGQPHWPPVEYTMYRPTTNYTKEPPPPTSAMNSIFNFTHFLYDKVLYRDEPIPEGYIVVRNADTLTLGPKVEENDWRDLLAHYWMVLIWVFILVVLIIIIPFIAVCYCCFCCCRRCRQGCPPCTSKQDAQRRFCCGICLLILIIGLIFGIIIAFVTNKMIDSGFSETSETMKRGSEDTCTYLKDVADHVYHLMMYNYEEMETHVLDQLTHAHRHIFLDLSDTSESNSLAEMERVLENMPEALELMRQVDKMEKDLRFYGSQLRDGVRGIKRDINFAVANLCQLQMCQKFLISSNIEHIDTSQCLHFDGLPNTTAFIAGMEDIIERKVYVIPQRGLARLKKVSDKVKTQMSFVVPPMMRDLTKGRTVFREHATNVRNIVEGVLSDIHIKTLHSTKSFEDVYERFGHDRNVVSLIVCLLILLVLFILIFALLCGCFGRRRTGYGDECCSKSTGATCLLLAILLIFCVFSFIALVGLFYFMLGMVTYQGACAPLRDQENNTLFRQLDAKIDLHHFLPKGEASKDVSEPLKMSSAIKACHANQTIFEMLRQNNIYDINDLARIKVMTHSADDPDTVKVFDEDLSTVILLTNEEREDLNQARENTLSKYHSSLYMPSLCTQFTPMNLNALSEQLYKLSNDLEYPAYGWAKVSFWNEGLNTKAFYRNFVPKLTSLVEKMRANLKKIDELISYENHDFTNTIKILTATAISSEEFIQKRGKEYINSLGGNLTKTIDQMIEDYIDMIIKEANESVGHCAPLSYIYYRGVDLICHRIVDPINGFWVGILLCALLFLPILFVAHRLMCLYKKIYPYLATVGAAGVVEGGVPKKRRKAYERRREQQDYYEDASPSVSRGNRSGGDRGAGGGDGAPGSSSMRYNDMAPTHWDHEPPRYHNPPAAPPSSEYERPPPYYYPGASEQD
- the LOC108035179 gene encoding prominin-like protein isoform X1, whose translation is MSQVAATVEPLAAVKPKSMRSRKRRQRRRRQIAYLAICGLSVAIFGFALATLIRPATAQNDDDVPGNWRKGYVGHGTTHEQLGQPHWPPVEYTMYRPTTNYTKEPPPPTSAMNSIFNFTHFLYDKVLYRDEPIPEGYIVVRNADTLTLGPKVEENDWRDLLAHYWMVLIWVFILVVLIIIIPFIAVCYCCFCCCRRCRQGCPPCTSKQDAQRRFCCGICLLILIIGLIFGIIIAFVTNKMIDSGFSETSETMKRGSEDTCTYLKDVADHVYHLMMYNYEEMETHVLDQLTHAHRHIFLDLSDTSESNSLAEMERVLENMPEALELMRQVDKMEKDLRFYGSQLRDGVRGIKRDINFAVANLCQLQMCQKFLISSNIEHIDTSQCLHFDGLPNTTAFIAGMEDIIERKVYVIPQRGLARLKKVSDKVKTQMSFVVPPMMRDLTKGRTVFREHATNVRNIVEGVLSDIHIKTLHSTKSFEDVYERFGHDRNVVSLIVCLLILLVLFILIFALLCGCFGRRRTGYGDECCSKSTGATCLLLAILLIFCVFSFIALVGLFYFMLGMVTYQGACAPLRDQENNTLFRQLDAKIDLHHFLPKGEASKDVSEPLKMSSAIKACHANQTIFEMLRQNNIYDINDLARIKVMTHSADDPDTVKVFDEDLSTVILLTNEEREDLNQARENTLSKYHSSLYMPSLCTQFTPMNLNALSEQLYKLSNDLEYPAYGWAKVSFWNEGLNTKAFYRNFVPKLTSLVEKMRANLKKIDELISYENHDFTNTIKILTATAISSEEFIQKRGKEYINSLGGNLTKTIDQMIEDYIDMIIKEANESVGHCAPLSYIYYRGVDLICHRIVDPINGFWVGILLCALLFLPILFVAHRLMCLYKKIYPYLATVGAAGVVEGGSDYLYDAYSEREREHVPLANVPKKRRKAYERRREQQDYYEDASPSVSRGNRSGGDRGAGGGDGAPGSSSMRYNDMAPTHWDHEPPRYHNPPAAPPSSEYERPPPYYYPGASEQD